In the Elizabethkingia bruuniana genome, TTTGAAGCTTTTGTAACAAAAGGTCTTTTTAAGATATACCATATTGATATTAAAGGAGCTGAGCAGATTTTATATTTCGGAATGGAAGACTGGTGGCTTACCGATATCGACAGCTTTACCAATCAAACGCCTTCCCGGCTTTTTATAGAAGCAATTGAAGATAGCGAGGTACTTTTAATCTCGAAAACGGATAAAGATTTTGCTTATGAAAATTACCCCTGGGTAGAGAAGCTTTTCCGTATTATGACACAAAAAACACATACCACTTTACAACGCAGGATGATAGATAACCTAAGTAAAACAGCCGATCAGCGTTATCTGGATTTTATTGAAAAATACCCTTCACTTAATCAAAGACTCACAAATTTACAGATTGCGGCCTATCTTGGAATTAGTCACGAGTTTTTGAGTAAGATAAGAAGAAAGACGGTGATCCGTAAATAAAATTGTGATTGGTTTTTAACCATTAATAAAACCCAGTAACGAAAGCATTTCTCTTGTTACTAAGTTTCCGTTAACTGGTATCATAATATACGGTTACGCATTTCTTTTTAGATACCCCTCCTGATTTTACCATTTTCATTTATTGAACTTGTTCAATGTTTTAGAGAACACAGATGCTGAACTTTGCATTGTAAATAAAATATAAAGCATCTACGGACCCATAAATTATTGACACTTTATTCTTTCTTAGTACAGTAGCTTTACTATACAGACTGTAGAGTTTATAAAGATAACGGCGATTAATTTATTGAACTAGTTCAAAGGCGGCAAGTTATTAAAAATCATAATTTTACAATGATGAAATCAGTATTTAAAACAACATTATTCACAATTTTAACATTATTCACTATGTCAGGTAAAGCACAAAATTTTAAAACAATTCAGGCCGGTAAATTTAATCTGGATGTATTCAATGCTTCAGAAAATAGCTTTGGTGTTGCATCTGTAATTGTATCAGGCAAAACAGACGCAGTATTAATAGATGCACAATTCACATTAGCAGATGCGGAAACAGTTGCGCAAAAAATTAAAACATCAGGTAAAAACCTTAAAGCGATATATATATCACATAATGACCCTGATTTTTATTTCGGTCTGGAAGTTTTCAAAAGACATTTTCCCGGAGTAACCGCTTATGCAACTCCTAAGGTAGTAGAAGCAATAGCGCAGACGGCACAGAAAAAGCTGGATGTATGGGGCGGACAGCTGGGGGTAGCAGTGACCAGTAATGTAGTATTGCCACAGGTATTAAAAGGAAACAGCATTGAGCTGGAAGGTGAAAAACTGGAAATTACAGGTTTAGAAGACTTCCCGACCAGAACATTTGTATATATTCCATCTGCAAAAGCAGTTGTTGGCG is a window encoding:
- a CDS encoding Crp/Fnr family transcriptional regulator is translated as MIEALHLNISRNIASSEADIAKFCNLFTSKSIKKKDFLLREDEVCKFEAFVTKGLFKIYHIDIKGAEQILYFGMEDWWLTDIDSFTNQTPSRLFIEAIEDSEVLLISKTDKDFAYENYPWVEKLFRIMTQKTHTTLQRRMIDNLSKTADQRYLDFIEKYPSLNQRLTNLQIAAYLGISHEFLSKIRRKTVIRK
- a CDS encoding MBL fold metallo-hydrolase, coding for MSGKAQNFKTIQAGKFNLDVFNASENSFGVASVIVSGKTDAVLIDAQFTLADAETVAQKIKTSGKNLKAIYISHNDPDFYFGLEVFKRHFPGVTAYATPKVVEAIAQTAQKKLDVWGGQLGVAVTSNVVLPQVLKGNSIELEGEKLEITGLEDFPTRTFVYIPSAKAVVGGINVFGNSFNLWMADAQTPEARSNWIKVLDKIIALKPSIVIPAHGKLTDPTDLTSVKHTKDYILFYEEALKTNSTSEALIKTIKAKYPALTFETALQIGAKVNTGEMKW